Genomic segment of Candidatus Jordarchaeales archaeon:
AGAGCGGCGATCGTCGTCACTCCTATCATGGCCACCCAGCTTTCCCCCATAGCGTAAGCATACAGGCTCATTGCTGAAAGTATTACCACGCCCATGCCCGCCTCTAACCCGTTATAGCCTGCAAGCATGTTAAAACCATTAGATGCTCCAACAATCCCTATCGGAACAATTATCAGCGAGTAAAGCAACCCAAGGTCTATAGTCCCCACAAATGGAATTGATATCACCGGATTTCCTGCCCCAGCGACCATCATAGGAATAGCTGCTGGTATAGTTAGCAGAGGCTTATGCCACTGTTTGAGCCCAATCTTCCATCCGAGAGCATCGTCAATCATGCCGACTATGGTCGTCATGAGAATGGTAGATAAGGCAGCGAAAATAAAGAGGTTAAGCGCCCTCTGGTTCAAAACGAATGAGTTAAGGGCTATGTAGAACATTAATCCGGAAGCTATGCCTGCAAAGACCGGCACACCCCCCATTTCTGCTACTTCAGGTCTACCTACCTTGTTCATATCCTTACCCACGATGCCCGCGCGGTGGGCAAGCGGAATCCACCTCTTCGTTAGGAAGAACGAAACAACAAACGATAAAACTGGTGAAACTAGCAACAACGGCTCCATGAGTGCTCCCTCTCACAAGACCCCTCATATGACACTACACTTTTTAGCTCTTTCCTTCTTTCCCTCGCCGGGGAACTATCAGCTCCAAAGGTTTTGGAGCTGACGCCCTCACCGGAACCAGGTAGTTTCAGCCTGAAGCTCTCTGGTTTTCCCATGTTTTACTGTATGAAACCTTAAAATTTTTTTATATTTAGAAATTTGTACTTAATAATGGAATGGGTGGGGATGAATTGTTCAGGGAATATTTTAGGGATGCCTTATCTTCTAGGACTGTTCGTCCAAGTTTTTGTGAAGGTGACGTTCTGGGAGCACTTCTTCTGCTTGCTGAGGGACCCACTGGGCGTTATGCACTAAAGGATTTTTTAGGGCTAGGCGACGCTGCGGCTAGAACCTTGCTTCGCAGACTCCACCGCTTAGGCCTAGTTAAGCCCGCTGGGAGGAAGGGCCACATACTGACTGAGAGAGGTCGTTCGATTGCTGAATCTCTCAAACGTTACTTGGCGGAGTTTAAGGAGCTTCCAAGGAGCTTTCTCAGCATAGACAAGTGCGACTACGGGTTCAGGCTTAGGGGACTCTCGCATATAATCTCTAACGGGGTTAAAGAGAGGGATCTCGCTGTTAGCAGTGGAGGCAAGGGCGCCACGACGATTATAGTCAAAGATGGGAGGTTCATAGTGCCATCAGTTATGGAGCTCACAGGCAAGGAGGAAGATTTCTTGAGGCGCTTTTTCGACCCAGAAGAGGGTGACGTCATCTTGATAGTCTCAGCGAAGGATCGCTCAACAGCACTGAGGGCTGGACTCAACGTTGTTGCGGAGCTCATAATGCAAGCTGAAGTAGAAGGAATAAGATGAAAAAGGATTCATAGGGCGTGCTCGTGAAAACACATAAAATAAAGAAGTAGTACTTATATGTAGAGACTGCTGCAGTCCGATTGGTTTCTCTTGCTCCAAGCGCTTTGCCACTTTTTGAAGAAGCTTGCAGTCTCCTCTATTATGTCGCATATCTCCTCCGCGCCACTTGCTAGTACCTCCTGCAAGTTCCGCTTAATTTCTTCCTCCTCTTTCTCCCTTAACTTCTCCGTTACAGCCTCCCTGAAGAGCTGGACGGCCTTAGCGTCCTTTATCAAGTTAAGCAAGTATTTATTTATGAGCTCGTCGAACTTGTCGTCAGCGCTCACAGTTTGTATTGATTCGAGGAGAGCGAGAAAAGCCACGTCAAACTCGTCTATGTCCAGTTCAAGGTTAGCGTTCTCGAGCTCCTCGATCAACTCTTCATAGCTGGAAAAGTAGATCCAGAAGAGGTTTCGCAGCTCATTAATAAGGGGATCTGTTGCCATGTACGAAAGCCACCTCACACTTCTACTTCCTACTAAGTCTAAAAGCATTTAAAAAGGTAACACGTAAAGCTTATATTACACTTTGACCCGGTGCGCGTCATCTGAGTTCAACTAACCCATTCGATAGGACAACGTCCCCACGCTGGTTTTTCGCCTGTAAAATGTACTTTTTACCTTCGCCGTCAACCTTCCACCCTTCTAATATTACCGTATCACCTGGGAACACTACGTTCGAAAAGCGGAACTCGAGGGATTTAACCCTGACCGGATCGTTGCCGCAAAGCTTACGCACAATGGATCTACAAGCGAAGCCGAAGGTGCAGAGCCCGTGAAGTATTGGCTTCTCGAACCCAGCTAGTCTGGCGAAGTCCGGGTCTATGTGAAGGGGGTTTAGGTCGCCTGAAAGCCTGTAAATCACATTTTGATCCTTCCACGTCGCAAGCTGGTCTACGAAGTCTGGCTCCCTTTGCGGCGGCTCGTTAACACTCTTCGGCCCACGTTCCCCCCCAAACCCTCCAGCCCCACGAATAAGGAAGCCGGCTGTGTTGTCGCACACACGCCTTCCGTCTTCAGTCCTAGTTTCAGCTTCGACAACCATCAGTGCGTGCTTCCCCTTGTCGTATATGTTTGCTATTTTCGCTGTGGTGAAAAGCTTCCCCTCCCTCGGTATCTCACCGTAAAGGACTATCTTGTGTTCGCCATGCACTAGGCGGGTGAAATCCACTTTGGCTTCGAAGAGGCTCCAGGCGAGAGCTGGCTGAGCGATTATTGTTGCGAATGACGGGTAAACCTTCAACCTTTTCTCGTAGACAAAATCCAGGTCATCGTTGCCTGCCCCTATTCCAACAGCGTAGAGCACCACATCCTTCCAAGTGTAAGAGTACATGAGAGGCTGCGAGACTTTACCAACAGCGCTTAAATCGACCCCCGGCAACGAAAATCCCTCCGAGCGAAGTAATAAGTGATAATACCTCCTAAAAAGTTTCTCGTTCAGCTTCTAAAGAAGACTTTAACCATTCCTAAGTCAAGAACTAGCGTGGAAGGAGCCGGAGGGGCAAAAGCCGCCTCCACAATGTAGACGTCCGCCTCACTTAACGTAAACCACCAGGAGGCTGCAATCGTCCAGCAGCTCACAACCTCCCGCCACATACCCCCACACGTGGGAAGTCCGGTAAAAGCAGTTACAGCTGACGCGTGGCTTACATAAAGTCCAACATAGCACACAGGTTGGGGCCTAACTAAAGCTACCCAAACTGCTGCCGCGTAAACCGGAACCGTGGTTGGCGTCAACGGCCCCCTGAGGTAAGTGGGCCAAAGGATTAGTGCGAGAGGCGATGAAAGGGAGAAAATAAGGGGGCTTTGAAAGGACACGAGTTCGGGTGGTGGGGGCTGGCCGGGCTGAAGCGGGTCCAAAGACTGTACGCCTCTACTAATAGTTGGAGGCGCTATGAGAAGCAACGCTAGTATTGTTGCCAGGAGAATCTTCTTCACTCTCTTAGTGTTCCACCTGCCTCTCGCAAGAGTCCTCCCTGCGAAGAACGAGGCGGGGAGCATGAGGTATGCGCACAAGCGCGAAGGATATCCTGCAAAAATAAAGAAAGAGAGAGCGAGAAATAAGTAGGCGAGGGATGTGTCCTCCTTGCGCTTCACCGCGGCAACTACTGATGGTAGTGCTAAAAGCCATTGTATAACGGGTATGAATGGGGCTCCCGAAGCCTGCGTGGAAGCAAACCATTCAATGTGGTTGGTGACGTGAAGGATCCAGGGGAGATAAGTGAGAGCCGAAACCGAGACTACTTTAGCGAAGAATCTGGCATACCCTGCCCCCCTCATTAAGCTGAACGTGAAAAGCGAAAGTGCGGCTGTCAGCGGCATGGAAATATGAAGCCACAGCATTACAGAGAAGAGCACCACTGAAGTCAACGCCCTCCTCTCCATAAAGGAGAGGATGAGTAGGGGGGTTAAAGCCAGAACTAGGGTCGCCGGCATAATCATTACAGCGAGAGGAAGCAAAGGCGACGCAGACGCTAAAACCAGGGTGGAGTAAAAAGCTGTCTTCTCGTCCGCGAGCCTCCTGGTTGAAAACCAGAAGGAGGAGAGGAGTAGAGGGTAAGTGAGAGTCTTCAGGATTCTAGCCGTGAAAAATACGTCTCCCCCAGAAATTCTCAATAGGAGCGCCATCAGCGCGTGGAGGAGTGGAGGGTAAAGGTGGGGTCTGCCAAGCGGGAAGAACTCCCAGAAATCCCACGTTGGAACGAAGCTGAAGACGAATATTTGACGGGCAACGCTCAAGTGATAAAAGTCGTCAACCAAGAGTGGAGGGTTCACGTGCAGCAAGAGTGTGAAGGTAGAAGCCACCAGTAGCAGAGAGGCATAGTCGAAGAAGCTGAGGGAAGAGGTTAGGTGGCGTGCACTGATTCTTGGCAAACTACACCACTCTCTTTTAGTCAGCTCTTACTTGCGCTTTTCTTCCACGACCTTGCTGAGTAGGCTTGGCAGTATTTCCTGCACGTCGCCAACCACTCCATAGTGGGCTACGGCGAATATCGGCGCCTGCGGATCCTTGTTTACTGCTATTATTAATTCACTATCCTTCATGCCTACAACATGCTGAAATGCACCACTTATACCAAGAGCTAAGTACAGCTTCGGCTTGACGGTTTTCCCGGATATCCCAACCTGTCTGTCCTTTGGAAGTAGGCCGCTATCGATAACCGGTCTACTACCTGCAACAGCCCCTCCAAGCACGTTGGCAAGCTCCTTAGCTAACTGGATGCTCGAAACAGCACCCCTTCCAACAGCCACTATGACGTCCGATTTAGATATATCAACCTCCCCCGTCTCCGGAGCTACAACCCTCACAGTGCGTCTCCTGGGCGGCTTCGAGGGGGCCAAGCTCAGCTCTTTTAGCTCACCATTAGTACGGGCCCCCTCCTTGAACACCCCCTGTCTCACCGTTAAAACACACGGGAGGCGTTTCACCCTTAGGTCCGCCATAAGCTTACCCTGATATATGTAGCGTGACACCACAAGCCCCTCTTGCGCCACGGTGACGCCTACGACATCCGTCACCACCGGGCAGTTGAGCTGAACCGCTAATAGTGGCGCGAGCTCACAACCCTGAGAGGTGCTCCCCAAGAGCACCACGTCAGGTGTCTCCCTTTTAAAGAACTGCACTAAGACGTCCGCGTAAGTTTCAGGGTTGTACTCTTCAAGCTGCCCCCCCTTCAAAACCCATACCTTGTCGGCGCTCCTAGAAATGCTGTCTAGTAAAGGCCGGTCCGCTCCCCCAACCACTACAGCTTCGCTAGTCCCGCCCATCTTGATCATGTTGGCAAGGTTTAGAAGCTCGAAGCTCACCGGGTTAATACCCTCGGACACTCGCTCAACTACTGCGAAGACCCTCATCAAATCACTCCTTTAACTTTCATTAACTTCACGAGCTTAGACGCAACCTCGGATGGAGCTCCTCCTAAGATCTCCGCTTTCCTAGTAGGTGGGAAGTAGATTCGCTCGACAACCACTGCGGGCTCCCTCAATGCAACCACGCGCTCCCTTAACTCCTTTGATCTAGCAGCCTTAATACCCATTATCGAAACATACCTCGGCTCATTTATCCCACTCTGAACGCTGACTAGGCAGGGAAGTGGAAGTAAGACCTCCTCGCTGTATCCTCCTTCAAGCTCCCTAACCGCTAGGACTTCACCTTTTTCGACACTTAGCCTCGTAACCGCCGTAGCGAAGGGTATTCCGAGCATCGTCGCTACAAGCCCTCCGACGAGAGCATTATTCGCATCCTGACTCATGAACCCCGAGAGCACCATGTCGAACATTTCGCCTCTCAAGACGTCAACTATGGCTTCAGCCACCTGACAAGCGTCAAATCCGACTTCGACAGGAACCTTAATAGCCCCATCAACTCCCATAGCCAAACACTTCCTCAGCGTTGCGTCACAGTTAACACCAACACTCACAGCGATTACTTCACCTCCATACTTCTCCTTCAACCTTACAGCCTCCTCAACAGCATACCTATCCCACTCGTTTATATCGTAAGTAAGGCAGACCGGGTCGACGCCCCTTCCGTCGGCACTCACACGGAGAGTCGACTCAAGCAGTGGGGCATGCTTAACCAGAACAAAGATTCTCAAGGTTTTTCAACCCCCTATTTCAAAGGATGCTTTCGCGTGGCTCCGAGAACCGATGGAACCAAGCCGAGGAGCGCCCTAGCTATCAGCTCAACCTCCACTTCCCTCGTCCCCTCGTATATTTCCAGTACACGCACATCCCTGTACATCCTCGAGACCGCTTGGTCCCCCATGAACCCGTAGCCACCGTGAATCTGAAGCGCCTCATTAACAACACTCTGCGCGACACGCGCAGCAAAGTATTTAGCCATCGCGGTAAGGCCCGGGTCCGGTTTCCCCCTGTCCGCTGCCATCCCGGCTTGGAGCGCTAGGAGTCTCGCAGCCTCAATCTTGGTCCTCATCACCGCCAGCTTCTCCCTGATAGCTTGAAACTCGACGAGCCTCCTTCCAAAAGCCTCCCTGTTCTTAGCGTACTCCACCGCTATGTCGAACGCTCCCTGAGCTATACCCACAGCCTGGAAAGCCGTGTGTACGCGTGTAAGGTTAAAAAACTCCATCGCTTGGCGGAACCCCTCACCCTCCACTCCGACAAGATTGTCCCTTGAAACCCTCACATTGTTGAAGTACACCTCAGCAGTGTCACTTGCCCTTATACCAAGCTTATTGGTTAATTTCTTCGCCTCCAGCCCGGGGGTTCCACGCTCAACAATAAAAACACTTAAACCCTGCTGCCTCCTAGAAGGATTAACCTCGGTTCTAGCTAGAACTATGTAGTAGTCCGCTATCGACCCATTCGTTATAAAAGTCTTCACCCCGTTAATAACGTAGTAATCTCCATCCCTCTCAGCCTGCGTTTTGATCCCAGCAATGTCGCTCCCAGCCTGCGGCTCGGTGAAACAGGCACAGCATATCTTCTCCCCTCTCGCTAAAGGCGGCAAGTACTTTCTTTTCTGCTCCTCGCTCCCGAACAAGAGGAGCATCTCAGAACCAAACGTCGTCGAGAGAATCATTCCGAGACCAGCGTCCACACGCCAAAACTCTTCGACGGCAAGGCAGTAGGCGAGGAAGCCCACCCCTTGGCCACCGTACTCCTCTGGAATGTGGAGCCCGATAAACCCTAGGCTTGCCGCCTTCCTAAACAAGTCAAACGGGAACTTCTCCTCCCTGTCGCACTCCTCAACATACTTAGGGAACTCCTTTTCAGCGAACTCACGTGCAGCATCCCTAACGGCCTTCTGCTCGTCGCTCAGCATCATGTCTATCAACAAAACAATGCACCCCGCCAGCGTCACGGCTCCGTGTAACGTTTGGCGATCAAATCAGCATCGTAGTACTTTTTCTCGTAGCTTTCTATGACATCCTCAGCAGCCTCGAGACTCAGAACTTCAACTGTCCCATCCTCTATCTGAAGTGCCCTAGCGTCCCTGAAAAGCTTCTCAATTATCATCTCCTTACTCAGCCCATATGCACCGAACACCTGAAGAGCTTCGTCCGCAACCTCGTATGCGATCCTTTTAGCATACACCTGTGCCATCCTAGCATGCCTCGGCGAAGCGTCAAATGACCTTTTTTCGAATATTCTGCGGTGCGTGTACTCCATGGCTTTCCTAACATAGTAGCGGGCAGACTCAACCTTCTCGAACATCCTGTATAGGGCAAGCTTAATGTTCTTGTGCTTAACCAGCGGAACACCACCCTGAACCCTCTGCCTAGCATATCTCAATGCCTCCTCGAACGCCGCTCTCGCAAGCCCAACCGAGAAGGCGCCGACAGCACAACTAGTTAAGCAAAGTAACTGGTCTGCAAAAATACCATAAAACGGCCCCGGCGGGACAACCACGTAGTCTTCGGGTATTCTCACCTCGTTGAAGAAAAGCTCCCCTTGGGGGCAGTCCCTCATACCGAGCATGTCAACAGGCTTACCCTTTTCAACACCTTTGACGTTCAGAGGTACTATGCAGAATATTCCGTCGGCGAGGCTTCTCCCATCGGCGAGCTGGGCGTGCAGCCCGCAGTGAGTCGCCACAGGCGCTGCGGAAACCCAAGCCGACTTTTGCCCACTTATAACCCATTCTTCCCCATCCTTTCTCGCCTTGACGTTGCCTTTACCATACTTCAAGTAGTCTTCATCTCTTATTATCATCAGGTAGTCGCTTCCATGCTCGGGCTCGGTAACCCCCCAGCACCCGTGAAATTTTCCTTCAGTGTCGTTCAGCCACTCCGAGACAAGCTCCATGAGCTTCTCCGACCCAGTCAGCGCGGCTGCAGAGAACGGTATGGAATCCACGCCTATCGCCGTTGCGAGACCCAAGCTCCCCCACCCAAGCTCCTCCATTATGATGTACCTCTGAAGCGGAGTTAGGTTTAAGCCGCCGAGCTCAGGGGGAACATGGAGCTTGTGATATCCAAGCTTCTTCATCTCCCTGATAACTTTAAAGTAAGGTGAAGAAGGCTTCACCCTCTCCTCAGGTGGCATCTTGTCGAGTGCCACCGAAGCCGGACGCACGACTTCTTCAACAAACCTGTGAACCTCACTTTTGAGAAGCTCGTCCTCCTCGCTTAACTCGTCAAGATCAAGATAAGCCAAACACCTCCACCTCCCTAGGAACACTACTCTGTAAAATAATTTGAAAGAGAACATCGTTTTAATGAATTTTTTGCTAACGATCTAATCGAAAAAAGGAAGAGAAAGTGCTTAACTACTAAAAGGCGCTTTCACGTCTTGGATTTGGCACATCGGCGGGTGCTATACTGAGAGGAAGCCTCCATCGACCGCTACAACTGCCCCCTGCATGTAACTTGCTAAGTCACTGGCAAGAACTAGAGCTATACGAGCTACCTCGTCCGGGTCCCCAAATCTTCCTAAAGGCAGCCTACTTATGAAGTACTGAGCCGACTTCGTGGGGTCTCTTCCCTTCTCGGCAAGCTCTCTGGCAGCCTTCTCCACGCCTGGGGTCAGTATACCTCCAGGAAGTATAACGTTAATTCTGAACCCTTTCTCGCCGTAGTCTCGAACCAGAGATCTTGAAAGCGCGATCACCCCTGCTTTCGCCATGGTGTAGTGTGCTGTCTCGTGCTCGAAAGCCAGCAGAGCTTCTATGCTGCCCACGTTTATGATAACTCCCCCCTTGTCCAGTCTCCTCCTAATCATGTGCTGGCACATCCAGAAAACAGCTTTAAGGTTGACGGCGAGAACCTTCTCCAGGAACTCCTCGTCGACCTCTAGGAAGTCTCTGAAAGGGTAAATTCCCGCATTGTTTATGAGTATGTCCGGCTCTCTGCCCTCAAGCTTGCTCCACAGCACGTCTATCTCCTTCTTCTTGGAAAGGTCGACCTTATGGACGTTGACTTCGACGTTGAACTTTGAAGCTTCATCCCTAACACTTTTCAAGCCCTCCAGATTGATGTCGACTAGTTCCAGGTTCGAGCCAGCCTCAGCAAACCTCAACGCCATTGCTCTTCCTATGCCCGAAGCAGCTCCAGTGATAAGGCTCCTCTTTCCGCGTAGCGAAACCAAGTCTGAGAGGCTCCTAAAACTCTTGCTCAAAATCATCCCCCTCCATTACAAACTCTATAGCCACCACTAACAACTAATAAAGGTAGAGGTAGCTGCAAGCAGCCCTATGCAGAGGCCACTTTCACCGGGCTTCTACGATATTTCCATAGTCCTAGTGTTGCTTTCCATGTCGTGGAATATTTTCAGCGTGACCTCTCTGTTTGGTGTCACCGTTACCTTCCCCGGAGCAACCTCCACTGTGCACCCGTCGATCTTCGCGCTCTTGACGGATTCTTCAGTTACCGTGGCCTCCTCCCGCTTTCCCTCCTTTGAAACCTCCAGTATTATTGTGACCTGCCACCCCTCTCGTTCAGGAGTCAGTTCAATCCTGTGAAAGCGGTCATATGTAATCGTCTTCTTAACCACTTCAAATTGCCTCCTCTCACCGCCTAAGACCGATTCATCCTTAGCTTCTTAACAATATAAAAAGTTTGGAGGAAAACGGTTTTTAACGCGTAACCGCTAATCTGATAGGGTGCGTAAACTCTCGTCGTGGGATTGAATTTGCTTGTTCTTGAAGGCGAAGACGGGAGGAAAGTAAAGGTCTTCGTCGTCGACTTCCACACACACGTGGGAAAGGAAAAGGTCCTAGACGCCGTAGGGGAGGCCTTCCGCTCCAATACACCAAAACAAACAATAGACTTCTACCATAGGCTCCAATTCGAGTTAAAGGCGTGCATGAACTCCTCCCCCTCAAGTTACCGCTACAAGCTCGTCGAGCCGCTCACAGAGCCCCCAAAAGCGTTGAAGTCTTTCTATGACTCTTTTGGTGGCATGTGGGGGTGGACGGTAGACCAGTTTGTTGCCTTCCCCTTCAACGACTACAGAGCCTACTCCACGAAGCCGGGCTTCATGATACCCAACGACATGGTCTTAAAGCGCTCGCTCACACTGCCATTCTCCCCTCGGATGCTTGGCTTCGTCAGGGTGGATCCGCACGACGGCGAGGGAGCCGTAAGAGAAGTTGAGAGGTGCGCTGCCGCGGGGGCGAGGGGGCTAAAACTCCACCCGATATCACAAGGCTTCCTCGACGAGGTGAACTCTAAGGAGGTGCAGGATGTTGTCATCGCAGCTATCAACAACGGGATGCCCGTTATCTTTGACTGCCGGTACTACGCGACAGCGGAGGACATTTATGAGCTCGTGCAGTCCATTCGAGGTGCAGTTAAAAGAGAGCGGTTTGCCGTAGTGCTTGCTCACTCGAGCATGGAGTACACGAAGAAAGGCCTCTACGATATACTAGGCGACCCGAACATATACGGTGATACGTCAGGTGTGAGGGGTGACGACGTGCAGGTCTTCCTCAAAATGCTTAGAAACAACTTGGGCGATGAGTGGTCTCGCAAAATTCTCTTTGGCACAGACTTCAACTACTTCACTATCCCGCAAGCGGTCGACTTTCTCTCTTATCTTTTCACCTGGGACTTTTACGATGAGCTCGACGCAAAGCTGAAAGACGTCGAACGTATACTTGCGGGGAATGCTCTCTCGATGATCAAGCCTCACATCGAGTCCCACGGGCACACTTGGGCGATGAAGTTTAGAGGGGAGGCCGGAGAGGCTTTCTCGAGGAACCTGCTCCATAGAGCAGGCTATGCTGCGTCGAAGAAGACGGTTGAGACATTAACATATGACCCAGTAGTTCAAGGAAGTGGGGTGGTGGACGCAGAAAGCTTCGTGCTATCACTCCGCCGTGCCGGAGGCGGGGGTTCGTCGCTGATCGTTAGGAGGGGAGCTAAAAAAACTTTAGTAGCACTTCTAAGCGTTTGTGATGTGGACGCAAGCTTAAGAGTGAGAAAAACATCCGGAGACTACACAAAAGTAATCCGGGGTGTGGTGTGGGGTAGTGTAGAGGTGGACAACGTCGGCGAAGCTGAGGAGCTGGCGGACAAATTGATTCGAGGTTTTTGAATCTTGGAGAGTATAGCTGAATCATTTTTCCAGAATTTTTATACGGTGAAATCTCTCTTTAGAGAATCTCTGGAGAGGCGTGTTAATAGGTGATTCAATTGTCCTTGAAACTTGAGGTTGTTAATGCTGGCGCTGCTGATGGGCGCGCATTTATGAACCCGAGCGACATGAAGCAGCTTGGAATAGACGACTTTGACATAGTCGTTTTCATTAACGAGTACGAGGACTGGGGTGCTGTCCAAGTTATATCTAAGAGCGACTGCCCTGAAGGCTACATAATGATTGACGAAGACGTGCTTGACTCGGCGAACGTTTCAGAAGGAGACGTAGTTACTGTCAAGAAGAAAAAGGCTAGAGGAGGGATAAAATACGTTCAACTGGGTGTTGAACCAATGGAGGGGCAACCTACAGAGGAGGTCGTCGTGTGGGTTGCGGATCACGTCAGTGATCTTGCCAGGATACTCAAGAAGAGGCCCATATACAGGAACCTCGAGGTCAGCTGGCGGGATGCTGAGTGTGGTTACATAAAGCTGAGGGTTCAGTCAACTAAGCCCGACCTCTCGGGTGAAGAGGTTGGAATAATCGATCCGACGGGGCACGAGGTCACGTTCGAAATAGTTCCAGCCCTCGACATGACGTTTAACGCGGTGCTCATGATAGACGTCTCCGGATCCATGCAGAAGAAGGATATGAGGCTTAAAAACGTCGACGGAGCAATAGAAGGGCTGAAGAAGGGGATGCGTGAGACACAGCGCTTGAAGGAGTTCCTTGTAGGAATAGAGGAAGGTGGGGTAGTTAGCAGGATAAAGGCAGCCGCCCTCGCAACGCTGCTCTACTTGTCCTTGAAGATAGGGAGAGGGTGGGGTGAAAACGTTCAAGTCATAACGTTCGCCGAACAAGTTGAACCGTTAACCATAACGGACAAGCAGGGAAGGCAGACGACAGTCATAAAGTGTACTGGGGAGAGTAAGGCTCTGGGGCTTGAAGCTATAGGAGAGTACATACTTGAAAAGTGCCAGGAGGGAAGTGGGTTAACGTTCATGAGCGGCGCATTAAAGAAGGCCGCCGAGTTAGCTGAACTGTTCCCTCCTAACCCAAAGACCGGAAAACCTTATCCTGTGATGTTCGTCCTGCTCTCCGACGGGTATCCAAACACCGGGGACGAGGAAGCAGGAATCCCGGTCAACCCGATACCTATAGTGCGCGACTACTTCTCCCAGAAAACAGATTGGGTACTCTACACTATAGGAATTGGAGAAGCGGACATGGAGCTCATGCGCAGACTGGCAGAGATAGGGAGGGGTGAGGCATTCAAAGCTGACGACTTCGGCGATCTGGCACGGTGGTAC
This window contains:
- a CDS encoding amidohydrolase family protein; this translates as MNLLVLEGEDGRKVKVFVVDFHTHVGKEKVLDAVGEAFRSNTPKQTIDFYHRLQFELKACMNSSPSSYRYKLVEPLTEPPKALKSFYDSFGGMWGWTVDQFVAFPFNDYRAYSTKPGFMIPNDMVLKRSLTLPFSPRMLGFVRVDPHDGEGAVREVERCAAAGARGLKLHPISQGFLDEVNSKEVQDVVIAAINNGMPVIFDCRYYATAEDIYELVQSIRGAVKRERFAVVLAHSSMEYTKKGLYDILGDPNIYGDTSGVRGDDVQVFLKMLRNNLGDEWSRKILFGTDFNYFTIPQAVDFLSYLFTWDFYDELDAKLKDVERILAGNALSMIKPHIESHGHTWAMKFRGEAGEAFSRNLLHRAGYAASKKTVETLTYDPVVQGSGVVDAESFVLSLRRAGGGGSSLIVRRGAKKTLVALLSVCDVDASLRVRKTSGDYTKVIRGVVWGSVEVDNVGEAEELADKLIRGF
- a CDS encoding electron transfer flavoprotein subunit alpha/FixB family protein, producing MRVFAVVERVSEGINPVSFELLNLANMIKMGGTSEAVVVGGADRPLLDSISRSADKVWVLKGGQLEEYNPETYADVLVQFFKRETPDVVLLGSTSQGCELAPLLAVQLNCPVVTDVVGVTVAQEGLVVSRYIYQGKLMADLRVKRLPCVLTVRQGVFKEGARTNGELKELSLAPSKPPRRRTVRVVAPETGEVDISKSDVIVAVGRGAVSSIQLAKELANVLGGAVAGSRPVIDSGLLPKDRQVGISGKTVKPKLYLALGISGAFQHVVGMKDSELIIAVNKDPQAPIFAVAHYGVVGDVQEILPSLLSKVVEEKRK
- a CDS encoding DUF4443 domain-containing protein, giving the protein MFREYFRDALSSRTVRPSFCEGDVLGALLLLAEGPTGRYALKDFLGLGDAAARTLLRRLHRLGLVKPAGRKGHILTERGRSIAESLKRYLAEFKELPRSFLSIDKCDYGFRLRGLSHIISNGVKERDLAVSSGGKGATTIIVKDGRFIVPSVMELTGKEEDFLRRFFDPEEGDVILIVSAKDRSTALRAGLNVVAELIMQAEVEGIR
- a CDS encoding MaoC/PaaZ C-terminal domain-containing protein, producing the protein MPGVDLSAVGKVSQPLMYSYTWKDVVLYAVGIGAGNDDLDFVYEKRLKVYPSFATIIAQPALAWSLFEAKVDFTRLVHGEHKIVLYGEIPREGKLFTTAKIANIYDKGKHALMVVEAETRTEDGRRVCDNTAGFLIRGAGGFGGERGPKSVNEPPQREPDFVDQLATWKDQNVIYRLSGDLNPLHIDPDFARLAGFEKPILHGLCTFGFACRSIVRKLCGNDPVRVKSLEFRFSNVVFPGDTVILEGWKVDGEGKKYILQAKNQRGDVVLSNGLVELR
- a CDS encoding acyl-CoA dehydrogenase family protein, whose protein sequence is MAYLDLDELSEEDELLKSEVHRFVEEVVRPASVALDKMPPEERVKPSSPYFKVIREMKKLGYHKLHVPPELGGLNLTPLQRYIIMEELGWGSLGLATAIGVDSIPFSAAALTGSEKLMELVSEWLNDTEGKFHGCWGVTEPEHGSDYLMIIRDEDYLKYGKGNVKARKDGEEWVISGQKSAWVSAAPVATHCGLHAQLADGRSLADGIFCIVPLNVKGVEKGKPVDMLGMRDCPQGELFFNEVRIPEDYVVVPPGPFYGIFADQLLCLTSCAVGAFSVGLARAAFEEALRYARQRVQGGVPLVKHKNIKLALYRMFEKVESARYYVRKAMEYTHRRIFEKRSFDASPRHARMAQVYAKRIAYEVADEALQVFGAYGLSKEMIIEKLFRDARALQIEDGTVEVLSLEAAEDVIESYEKKYYDADLIAKRYTEP
- a CDS encoding acyl-CoA dehydrogenase family protein, whose amino-acid sequence is MLIDMMLSDEQKAVRDAAREFAEKEFPKYVEECDREEKFPFDLFRKAASLGFIGLHIPEEYGGQGVGFLAYCLAVEEFWRVDAGLGMILSTTFGSEMLLLFGSEEQKRKYLPPLARGEKICCACFTEPQAGSDIAGIKTQAERDGDYYVINGVKTFITNGSIADYYIVLARTEVNPSRRQQGLSVFIVERGTPGLEAKKLTNKLGIRASDTAEVYFNNVRVSRDNLVGVEGEGFRQAMEFFNLTRVHTAFQAVGIAQGAFDIAVEYAKNREAFGRRLVEFQAIREKLAVMRTKIEAARLLALQAGMAADRGKPDPGLTAMAKYFAARVAQSVVNEALQIHGGYGFMGDQAVSRMYRDVRVLEIYEGTREVEVELIARALLGLVPSVLGATRKHPLK
- a CDS encoding SDR family oxidoreductase; its protein translation is MSKSFRSLSDLVSLRGKRSLITGAASGIGRAMALRFAEAGSNLELVDINLEGLKSVRDEASKFNVEVNVHKVDLSKKKEIDVLWSKLEGREPDILINNAGIYPFRDFLEVDEEFLEKVLAVNLKAVFWMCQHMIRRRLDKGGVIINVGSIEALLAFEHETAHYTMAKAGVIALSRSLVRDYGEKGFRINVILPGGILTPGVEKAARELAEKGRDPTKSAQYFISRLPLGRFGDPDEVARIALVLASDLASYMQGAVVAVDGGFLSV
- a CDS encoding electron transfer flavoprotein subunit beta/FixA family protein, translating into MRIFVLVKHAPLLESTLRVSADGRGVDPVCLTYDINEWDRYAVEEAVRLKEKYGGEVIAVSVGVNCDATLRKCLAMGVDGAIKVPVEVGFDACQVAEAIVDVLRGEMFDMVLSGFMSQDANNALVGGLVATMLGIPFATAVTRLSVEKGEVLAVRELEGGYSEEVLLPLPCLVSVQSGINEPRYVSIMGIKAARSKELRERVVALREPAVVVERIYFPPTRKAEILGGAPSEVASKLVKLMKVKGVI